The Streptomyces sp. NBC_01317 genomic interval GGACGGTCGAGCAGGGCGATCCGGTCGGCCAGCGCGGGTCCCGGGTCGCCGGGGGTGCCCGACTGCCGTTCCCTGGTGTCGAGTTCGCGCCGCATGCCGTACTGGCCCTTGGTGTCGAGCGCCTCGCGCAGAGCGGCCAGGGCGGTGGGTTCGCCGTCGAGCAGTTCCCGCAGTTCCGGTACGGACGGCAGGCGGTCGTGGGCGGCGCGGAAGGGGCCGAGCAGCTGGGCGAGGGCGGTGGTGGCCCGCCGGCCGTCGGTGTCGGCGAGGTCGCCGACCAGGCCTTCGGCCAAAAGGGTGGCGGCTTCGTCCGGGTCGTTCGTACCGCCGTACAGGTCGAGGTCGTACGCGGAGGCGGGGTCGCCGAGGCCGACGACGACGTCGTACGCGTCGTCGGGGCCGAGGCGGGTGCCGGTGGCGCAGACGGCGATGACGGCGGCGCGGCCGGCGAGGGCCTGGAGGGCGAGCGACTCGACGACAGGGCGGACGAGGGCGCGGGTCTTGCCCGTGCCGGGCGGGCCGACGGCCAGCAGGGAGGTCCCGAGCAGGTCGGGGTCCAGGGCCAGTCCGGTCCCGCGGCGGGCGTACGGATTGCGCTGCCCGTCCTGGACCGTGCCGAGCAGCACCTGCCGCCCGAGCAGGTCGTGCCGGGCCGCGCGGACGGGGAGGTCGCGGGCGTGGGAGGGGTGGACGCAGGCCGCCGCGCCGTGCGCGCGGACCTCGTCGGTGAAGGCGGTGAGCCGGGAGGGGTCGGCGCGTACGGACTGCCAGGCGCGGCGGATCCGGGTGTAGTCGACGTCGTTCATCCGCCCGTCCCGCACCTCGGCGGCGAGCCGCGCGGCGATCTCCCCCTGCCCGGCGGCCCGCAGCTCGGGCCACTCGGCGAGGTCGTCCTCGGGGCCCGGCGGGGCGGGGGCGGTCGCGGTGTTCTGGGTGCGGGGGCCGAGGAGGCGGCGGGCGAGCTCGGCCCAGCGGCCGAGGCGGCCGAAGACGACGAGCATCACGATGATCATCAGTGCGTAGTAGACCTTGAGGGAGGTCTCGCCCGTGGTGGTCCCCGGCCAGGAGTCGGGGGTGAACGCGAGAAGCGGCCAGACCCAGACGCTGCCGAGGTAGCCGTTGTAGATCAGCGACCAGAGCAGCACTCCCGCGAGGAGTGAGATCAGGGCCCCGCTGATGAGCTGGCGCAGGGGGGCCCTCTCCGGTTCCTGATCCGCCCGTACGACATGGCCGTACGCCCAGGTCCCCGGCCCCGCGTGGACGCGGGGGACGTGCAGCCAGTCACGCAGCGTGGGTCCGGTGACGGGCCGGTGTTCCGGGGCGGGCGGAGGGTCCACGGGCCTCGGACGGGGTCCGGTGGCGGCCAGGGGAACCATCGGCGGGGGCACCGAGGGCGGCATGGGAGGCGGCGGCCCCGCCGGGCGGGGCACGGGGTGGGCGCGGGGGCCCTGGGAGTCGTCCCGCCGGCCGCCCGGTGAACCGGGCCTCGCATCGCCCCGCGCCTCGTACGTGCCGTCGGTGTCCATGAGCTCCTGCCCCCTGACCAGCCAGGTCCGATCTGTGTACCCGACTCAATGTATGGCCATCGCATGGAATTGACGGGTAGTTGGCCGTTCCGCGGTCGCACAGGTGTCGCCCCTCCCCCACCCCCGCCCACCCCCCTATGTCCGCCACGGACAAACGACACGCCCGGACCACTACCGAACGGCGCATGCCCGGGTCGGTGTCGCGCGCCTAGCCTGCGGGAAAGCGCCGCGTCCACGTCCGAGTCCGGAGCATCGCCGGAACACCCCCCAGGAGCCCCTCATGACCGCCATCCCGCAGGAGCGCCGTCTTCTCACCGCCATCCCAGGACCCCGGTCGCTGGAGTTGCAGGCCCGGCGTACCGCCGTGGTCGCCGCCGGGGTGGCGTCCACGCTGCCCGTGTTCGCCGCGCGCGCCGGGGGCGGGGTCCTGGAGGACGTGGACGGGAACCGGCTGATCGACTTCGGGTCCGGGATCGCGGTCACCACGGTCGGCGCCAGCGCCGAGGCCGTCGTGCGCCGGGCCACCGCGCAGCTCGCGGACTTCACCCACACCTGTTTCATGGTCACGCCGTACGAGGGGTACGTCGAGGTCTGCGAGCGGCTCGCCGAGCTGACTCCCGGCGACCACGCGAAGAAGTCCGCGCTCTTCAACTCGGGCGCCGAGGCCGTCGAGAACGCCGTGAAGATCGCGCGCAGTTATACGAAGCGGCAGGCGGTGGTCGTGTTCGACCACGCCTACCACGGCCGTACGAACCTCACCATGGCGCTGACCTCGAAGAACATGCCGTACAAGAACGGCTTCGGGCCGTTCGCCCCGGAGATCTACCGGGTGCCGGTCGCCTACGGCTACCGCTGGCCGACCGGCCCCGAGAACTGTGGCGCCGAGGCGTCCGCGCAGGCCATCGATCAGATCACCAAGCAGATCGGCGCCCGGAACGTCGCCGCGATCATCATCGAGCCCCTGCTCGGCGAGGGCGGTTTCATCGAGCCGGCCAAGGGATTCCTGCCCGCGCTCGCGCGGTTCGCGCAGGACAACGGCATCGTGTTCGTGGCGGACGAGATCCAGTCCGGTTTCTGCCGTACGGGCCAGTGGTTCGCGTCCGAGGACGAGGGCGTCGTGCCCGACCTGATCACCACGGCGAAGGGCATCGCGGGCGGCCTGCCGCTCGCCGCCGTGACAGGCCGCGCGGAGATCATGGACGCGGCGCACGCGAGCGGGCTGGGCGGTACGTACGGCGGGAACCCGGTGGCCTGCGCCGCCGCGCTCGGCGCGATCGAGACGATGAAGGAGCTGGACCTCGTCTCGAAGGCCCGGCGCATCGAGGAGATCATGAAGGCCCGGCTCTCCGCGATGAGCGAGAAGTACGACGTGATCGGCGACGTCCGGGGCCGCGGCGCGATGATCGCGATCGAGCTGGTGAAGGACCGGGGCACCAAGGAGCCGGACCCGGAGACGACCGGCGCGCTGGCGAAGGCGTGCCACGCCGAGGGGCTGCTGGTCCTCACCTGCGGTACGTACGGCAATGTGCTGCGCTTCCTGCCGCCGCTGGTGATCGGCGAGGACCTGCTCACCGAGGGCCTGGACATCATCGAGTCGGCGCTCGCCGCGCTCTGAGCGGGCGAAACGGGTGTCATGGTCAGGAGCCGCTGGTCAGGGCGTGTGAAGAAGGTG includes:
- a CDS encoding ATP-binding protein; this translates as MDTDGTYEARGDARPGSPGGRRDDSQGPRAHPVPRPAGPPPPMPPSVPPPMVPLAATGPRPRPVDPPPAPEHRPVTGPTLRDWLHVPRVHAGPGTWAYGHVVRADQEPERAPLRQLISGALISLLAGVLLWSLIYNGYLGSVWVWPLLAFTPDSWPGTTTGETSLKVYYALMIIVMLVVFGRLGRWAELARRLLGPRTQNTATAPAPPGPEDDLAEWPELRAAGQGEIAARLAAEVRDGRMNDVDYTRIRRAWQSVRADPSRLTAFTDEVRAHGAAACVHPSHARDLPVRAARHDLLGRQVLLGTVQDGQRNPYARRGTGLALDPDLLGTSLLAVGPPGTGKTRALVRPVVESLALQALAGRAAVIAVCATGTRLGPDDAYDVVVGLGDPASAYDLDLYGGTNDPDEAATLLAEGLVGDLADTDGRRATTALAQLLGPFRAAHDRLPSVPELRELLDGEPTALAALREALDTKGQYGMRRELDTRERQSGTPGDPGPALADRIALLDRPAFAGFFDTSGRTRPFSLRTLEHPLRVRIDLPERGHAEASRMLARLVLAQFTANAAVRADRSLFACLVLDDATRTLTAGTLRGVQRLRSANAGAVLTLRTLDDVPEALHTSLLGAVGCRMAFSGITTWDGKRFAEAWGTEWVETRDVTQRTVFADQPLTRAIHAFRKLVTGKAVTTDAVTVRQVERERWSASDLAHAVPAGHAVLSLRTVGGEHAPPLLVDLGG
- the gabT gene encoding 4-aminobutyrate--2-oxoglutarate transaminase, which produces MTAIPQERRLLTAIPGPRSLELQARRTAVVAAGVASTLPVFAARAGGGVLEDVDGNRLIDFGSGIAVTTVGASAEAVVRRATAQLADFTHTCFMVTPYEGYVEVCERLAELTPGDHAKKSALFNSGAEAVENAVKIARSYTKRQAVVVFDHAYHGRTNLTMALTSKNMPYKNGFGPFAPEIYRVPVAYGYRWPTGPENCGAEASAQAIDQITKQIGARNVAAIIIEPLLGEGGFIEPAKGFLPALARFAQDNGIVFVADEIQSGFCRTGQWFASEDEGVVPDLITTAKGIAGGLPLAAVTGRAEIMDAAHASGLGGTYGGNPVACAAALGAIETMKELDLVSKARRIEEIMKARLSAMSEKYDVIGDVRGRGAMIAIELVKDRGTKEPDPETTGALAKACHAEGLLVLTCGTYGNVLRFLPPLVIGEDLLTEGLDIIESALAAL